A single Candidatus Krumholzibacteriia bacterium DNA region contains:
- a CDS encoding TonB-dependent receptor has translation MPRIPVFLLLLPALLFADIEGRVIDQESGEALPYATVVLEGSETGAISNAEGRFLIEGHDQGRILIHYLGYRSAEVSVSGDDLLVKLERVHLIEDPIVVTATRLLPHVDPLPFKNLDQASIAARYWAQDPPMLLAETPGVYAYNEAGNGIGNSYLTLRGFSQNRVSVLINGIPLNGSDSHEVWWVDLPDFASSLKDIQVQRGVMSGLYGSTALGGSINLLTDSFGREKSMSFSQGFGSWGTRKSALEYTSGVLDRALSFNVRLSKLDSQGYRDQSWTDSWAYYLNLSHFGENTTTRFNYYGGPENTHLAYKGISREQLENDRQANELDWEKEQDHFHQPHFELHHEWQLSPDRSTTNRFYLTLGEGYYEQMREGKSALEYNLVDTWAEDYDTDLIRRRRVEEYDAGWIHEFSGEEGRHEWSLGGELRLHDSHHTGDVPWALVYPAELPLYHRYYDYQVNKRSISGYLRDRYSLSAGLSLEAVLHLQNHQMDFGEDQRYGVRLDRGYQFFSPRLGLAWQKSESLSFFASASRGQREPSMSDIYYGADFWQGPDGKDYHFEENSDGSLHYIGPDVKPETVTDYEIGGRFSGEKIALDLTFYAMDFRDEIVPWAGSLDDNQLPNNGNAEQSLHSGVEFAGTLKLHRDWTFSLTGNWTRDRFVSYTEHYWTPDWTIESANYDGQIIPGSPVFNLLSRLEGKLFGAELFVSLRSVGRNYLDGKNLKERSVVPYQVVDAGLALPFEWAKYRGRLNCRVHNLLDREYETAGYIEFDDLEPRWFVGAPRNFYLGLELDL, from the coding sequence ATGCCGAGAATCCCGGTTTTCCTCCTACTGCTTCCCGCACTTCTTTTCGCAGACATCGAAGGTCGCGTCATTGATCAGGAAAGTGGCGAAGCCCTTCCCTATGCGACGGTCGTTCTCGAAGGAAGCGAGACCGGGGCCATCAGCAATGCGGAGGGTCGTTTTCTCATTGAGGGACACGATCAGGGACGGATCCTGATCCACTACCTCGGCTACCGGAGCGCGGAAGTCTCCGTCTCCGGCGACGACCTTCTCGTGAAACTCGAGAGAGTTCACCTGATTGAAGACCCGATCGTGGTCACAGCCACGCGCCTGCTTCCCCATGTCGATCCCCTGCCCTTCAAGAACCTCGACCAGGCCTCCATTGCAGCGCGTTACTGGGCGCAGGATCCTCCCATGCTTCTTGCGGAGACTCCCGGCGTGTACGCCTACAATGAAGCGGGTAACGGCATTGGCAACAGCTACCTGACCCTGCGTGGCTTCAGCCAGAACCGCGTCTCGGTTCTCATCAACGGCATCCCCCTCAATGGAAGCGACAGCCACGAGGTCTGGTGGGTGGACCTGCCGGACTTCGCTTCCAGCCTGAAGGACATTCAGGTGCAAAGGGGCGTGATGAGCGGGCTCTACGGAAGCACGGCTCTTGGCGGCAGCATCAACCTTCTGACCGACAGTTTCGGTCGCGAAAAGAGCATGAGCTTTTCCCAGGGCTTCGGAAGCTGGGGCACGAGGAAGAGTGCCCTCGAGTACACGAGTGGAGTTCTCGACCGCGCCCTCAGTTTCAATGTGAGACTGAGCAAGCTGGACAGCCAGGGCTATCGCGATCAAAGCTGGACCGACTCCTGGGCCTACTATCTCAACCTCTCGCACTTCGGAGAGAACACGACAACTCGCTTCAATTACTATGGCGGCCCGGAAAATACGCACCTGGCCTACAAGGGAATCAGTCGGGAGCAACTGGAAAACGACCGGCAGGCCAACGAGCTGGACTGGGAAAAGGAACAGGATCACTTTCACCAGCCGCACTTCGAACTTCATCACGAGTGGCAGTTGTCCCCCGATCGCAGCACGACGAACCGCTTCTACCTGACTCTGGGCGAGGGCTACTACGAGCAAATGCGGGAAGGCAAGAGTGCTCTGGAGTACAATCTAGTCGACACATGGGCAGAGGACTACGACACGGACCTGATCCGTCGCCGCCGGGTGGAGGAATACGATGCGGGCTGGATCCACGAGTTCAGTGGAGAGGAAGGCCGGCATGAGTGGAGCCTGGGCGGGGAACTGCGCCTCCACGACTCGCACCATACGGGCGATGTGCCCTGGGCACTGGTCTATCCAGCGGAACTTCCCCTCTACCATCGCTACTACGATTATCAGGTCAACAAGCGTAGCATTTCGGGCTATCTGCGCGACCGCTATTCCCTGTCGGCAGGTCTTTCCCTGGAGGCCGTCCTGCACCTGCAGAACCACCAGATGGACTTCGGCGAGGACCAGCGCTATGGCGTCCGCCTGGATCGAGGGTACCAGTTCTTCAGCCCGAGACTGGGGCTTGCCTGGCAAAAGAGCGAATCGCTTTCCTTCTTTGCCAGTGCCTCCCGAGGACAACGCGAGCCTTCGATGAGCGACATATACTATGGAGCGGATTTCTGGCAGGGTCCCGACGGCAAGGACTATCACTTCGAAGAGAACAGCGACGGAAGCCTCCACTACATCGGTCCCGATGTGAAACCGGAAACCGTGACTGACTATGAAATCGGCGGGCGTTTCAGCGGAGAGAAGATCGCTCTTGACCTGACCTTCTATGCCATGGACTTCCGCGATGAGATCGTCCCCTGGGCGGGCTCCCTCGATGACAACCAGCTTCCCAACAATGGAAATGCCGAGCAGAGCCTTCACTCGGGAGTGGAGTTTGCCGGCACCCTGAAGCTTCACCGGGACTGGACTTTCTCGCTGACCGGCAACTGGACACGGGATCGTTTTGTTTCCTACACCGAGCACTACTGGACGCCGGACTGGACCATCGAATCGGCGAACTACGATGGGCAGATCATTCCCGGAAGCCCGGTCTTCAACCTGCTCAGCCGCCTGGAGGGAAAACTCTTCGGCGCCGAGCTCTTCGTCTCCCTGCGAAGCGTCGGCAGAAACTACCTCGACGGCAAGAACCTCAAGGAACGGAGCGTCGTACCCTATCAGGTCGTCGACGCCGGACTGGCTCTGCCCTTCGAATGGGCGAAGTACCGGGGACGACTGAACTGCCGGGTGCACAATCTGCTCGACCGCGAGTACGAGACTGCCGGATACATCGAGTTCGATGACCTCGAGCCTCGCTGGTTCGTGGGCGCGCCACGGAACTTCTACCTCGGACTGGAGCTGGATCTCTGA
- a CDS encoding phospholipase D-like domain-containing protein codes for MRLISTLLFLPALLLASGNFSSVSSLFDALSADSTLLGREISCTGQMTGDFFRDIYLQDLSAGPGTRGLRVKTGEHLAELGHEVLVYGILKQEKGEVFLKARRLEILAFPEKKLEPVDCRIGELVEDPELLEARLVRTSGLLARLLLSANHDPWLCVLETDGMRIDVELRNGSHPVLSDSLYLEITGIWSRHKDRWRLRPRSGEDFRIPQQVSFCIPAPHMNRTNPGEALLDEICFDPAEAGEAEGAESFAVVNTGEWDLDLSGWSISDHAGSWTFPEGSVLEPQGRYRIARKKERYWFEFGRECDFSFDFNAEGLAGNLVLDNRGDWLELLDKEGRIVDALVYGDAKTRYQPGWRGPSLQAYRFNFYVPIEGAVLLRKRDPATLRRLDSDRREDWISDPNDPDWGRQLNFAGWDREKFFDTARCEEEAELRAYVSPEHSWEGVRDFLRSAKESLEIEIYLITHPGVVEELLAAMDRGVKLTILLEGEVFGARGGTYDTVRGLMRKIIEHESGLGKVYLWRNGDDPRTLGPDTNIPDRYNHVHQKFVIADRKRLLLGSDNFTQSSLPSDDKGDGTSGSRGVFLVTDASCVLERAIEIWEADFDPHRHRDIRPFLSHPDLKESLPRLRSSRAGYPSHHEAPFESRELAAFELLQSPETFLRPDRGYLGLIHRAGKGDRVLVEQQYERPHWGYADQQTPNPRLQACIEAARRGAVVQILLSGNRPTPKSEQTREDIAAIAEEEGLEIEVRLGYLPGGGKRRNPIHNKMLLVDLGEEQWSHVGSANGSETASRYNRELGLSVRSADLFDYLSSVFDADWEQAGR; via the coding sequence ATGCGACTGATTTCGACTTTGCTTTTTCTTCCCGCCCTGCTTCTTGCATCCGGGAACTTCTCCTCGGTGAGCAGTCTCTTCGATGCCCTCTCTGCCGATTCCACCTTGCTTGGCAGGGAGATTTCCTGCACAGGGCAGATGACGGGCGATTTCTTTCGGGACATCTATTTGCAGGATCTCTCGGCCGGTCCCGGAACTCGCGGCTTGAGGGTGAAGACGGGAGAGCATCTGGCAGAACTGGGTCACGAGGTTCTTGTGTATGGAATCCTGAAACAGGAAAAGGGCGAGGTCTTTCTGAAGGCGAGGAGACTGGAGATTCTTGCCTTTCCCGAAAAGAAACTTGAGCCGGTGGATTGCAGGATCGGGGAACTGGTCGAGGATCCGGAACTGCTGGAAGCTCGCCTTGTGAGAACCTCCGGCCTGCTGGCCCGGCTGCTTCTGAGCGCCAATCACGATCCCTGGCTCTGCGTTCTGGAAACCGATGGAATGAGAATCGATGTAGAACTTCGCAACGGCTCCCATCCCGTTCTCAGCGACTCCCTTTATCTGGAAATCACCGGCATCTGGAGTCGCCACAAGGATCGTTGGCGGCTTAGACCGCGTTCAGGAGAGGACTTCCGCATTCCGCAGCAGGTCTCCTTCTGCATTCCCGCTCCGCACATGAATAGAACGAATCCCGGCGAAGCCCTTCTGGACGAGATCTGCTTCGACCCCGCAGAAGCGGGAGAAGCCGAGGGCGCCGAGAGTTTTGCCGTCGTCAACACCGGCGAATGGGATCTGGATCTTTCCGGCTGGTCGATCAGCGATCATGCGGGAAGCTGGACTTTCCCCGAAGGAAGTGTTCTTGAACCGCAAGGTCGCTATCGGATCGCGCGAAAGAAGGAACGCTACTGGTTCGAGTTCGGCCGGGAATGCGACTTCAGTTTCGATTTCAATGCAGAGGGTCTCGCGGGCAATCTCGTACTCGACAATCGCGGTGACTGGCTGGAACTGCTCGACAAAGAGGGGCGCATTGTCGATGCCCTGGTCTACGGGGATGCAAAGACGCGTTACCAGCCGGGATGGAGAGGGCCTTCCCTGCAAGCATACCGCTTCAACTTCTATGTTCCCATCGAGGGCGCCGTGCTTCTGAGAAAGCGGGATCCGGCGACGCTTCGCCGCCTCGACAGTGATCGGAGAGAGGACTGGATCAGTGATCCGAACGATCCCGACTGGGGAAGGCAACTGAACTTCGCCGGATGGGATCGGGAGAAGTTCTTCGACACGGCCCGCTGTGAGGAAGAAGCAGAGCTTCGGGCCTATGTTTCCCCGGAACATTCCTGGGAAGGGGTTCGCGATTTTCTTCGTTCTGCAAAAGAGAGTCTTGAGATCGAGATTTATCTCATCACGCATCCCGGCGTGGTGGAGGAACTGTTGGCGGCCATGGATCGCGGTGTCAAGCTGACGATCCTTCTTGAAGGCGAGGTCTTCGGTGCGCGCGGGGGCACCTATGACACCGTGCGCGGGCTGATGCGTAAGATCATCGAACATGAAAGCGGTCTGGGAAAAGTGTATCTCTGGCGGAACGGGGACGACCCTCGTACGCTCGGCCCGGACACGAACATTCCCGATCGCTACAACCATGTGCACCAGAAGTTCGTCATTGCCGATCGCAAGCGCCTGCTTCTGGGCAGTGACAATTTCACGCAGAGCAGTCTTCCCTCCGACGACAAGGGCGATGGAACTTCCGGGTCCCGGGGAGTCTTTCTGGTGACGGATGCAAGCTGTGTGCTAGAACGGGCCATCGAGATCTGGGAGGCCGATTTCGACCCTCATCGCCACCGGGACATCCGCCCTTTTCTGTCACACCCGGATCTCAAGGAGAGCCTGCCTCGCCTGAGAAGCAGCCGGGCTGGTTACCCTTCCCATCACGAAGCACCTTTCGAGTCCCGGGAGCTTGCGGCCTTTGAGCTTCTGCAGTCTCCCGAGACCTTCCTGCGACCGGACCGTGGCTATCTGGGATTGATTCACCGTGCAGGAAAAGGTGACCGGGTGCTGGTCGAGCAGCAGTACGAAAGACCTCACTGGGGCTATGCGGATCAACAGACTCCGAATCCGAGATTGCAGGCCTGCATCGAGGCGGCTCGACGGGGCGCAGTCGTGCAGATTCTCCTCAGCGGAAACCGCCCTACGCCGAAGAGCGAGCAGACCCGCGAGGACATTGCTGCTATTGCCGAAGAGGAGGGCCTGGAAATCGAGGTTCGGCTTGGCTACTTGCCCGGGGGAGGGAAACGGCGCAATCCCATTCACAACAAGATGCTGCTGGTCGATCTGGGCGAGGAGCAGTGGAGCCATGTCGGCAGTGCGAATGGAAGCGAAACGGCTTCGCGCTACAATCGCGAGCTTGGGCTGTCTGTTCGTTCAGCGGATCTCTTTGATTACCTGTCTTCGGTCTTTGATGCGGACTGGGAGCAGGCTGGGCGCTAG